In one Arachis duranensis cultivar V14167 chromosome 9, aradu.V14167.gnm2.J7QH, whole genome shotgun sequence genomic region, the following are encoded:
- the LOC107467662 gene encoding beta-hexosaminidase 1, translating to MKLWPLPTWHTAFACALFFTALTLCVSEAVAAGTLNPTPRSSPSLPFIWPLPAAFTFGNHTLSVDPALSLAGNAASSAILRAAFDRYRGIVFKHSDRYGFLRTLRTTYDVSKLQINVQSHTDQLQLGVDESYSLFVSNAELHSGVVTIEANTVFGALRGLETFSQLCSFDYTTKTVQINKAPWSIRDKPRFAYRGLMLDTSRHYLPIDVIKQIIESMSYAKLNVLHWHIIDEQSFPLEVPSYPNLWKGSYTKWERYTVEDAYEIVNFSRMRGINVMAEVDVPGHAASWGVGYPSLWPSPSCKEPLDVSKNFTFDVLSGILSDMRKIFPFELFHLGGDEVNTDCWSNTSQVTHWLSQNRLTPKAAYEYFVLKAQEIALSKRWSPVNWEETFNSFPAKLHPQTVVHNWLGPGVCPKAVAKGFRCIFSNQGVWYLDHLDVPWEDVYTAEPLEGIRKVSEQKLVLGGEVCMWGETVDTSDVQQTIWPRAAAAAERLWSPRDHTTRNINVTTLPRLQYFRCLLNRRGVAAAPVTNFYGRTAPTGPGSCFDQ from the exons ATGAAGCTGTGGCCCCTACCCACGTGGCACACGGCATTTGCATGCGCACTCTTCTTCACTGCTTTAACACTTTGCGTCTCTGAAGCTGTTGCTGCTGGAACACTCAACCCAACACCGCGCTCTTCGCCTTCGCTACCTTTCATTTGGCCACTCCCTGCCGCATTCACCTTCGGCAATCACACTCTCTCCGTCGACCCTGCCCTCTCTCTCGCCGGAAATGCCGCCTCCTCCGCCATTCTCAGGGCGGCGTTTGATAGGTACAGAGGGATCGTCTTCAAGCACTCTGATCGCTATGGTTTTCTCAGAACTCTCAGGACTACCTATGATGTTTCCAAATTGCAGATCAATGTTCAATCCCACACCGACCAG CTTCAACTTGGAGTGGATGAAAGCTATAGTTTGTTCGTTTCAAATGCCGAGTTGCATTCCGGAGTAGTCACAATTGAG GCAAACACTGTTTTTGGTGCATTGCGTGGATTAGAG ACATTCAGTCAGTTGTGTTCGTTTGACTACACAACTAAAACGGTACAAATAAACAAGGCGCCTTGGTCCATCCGAGATAAACCTAGATTTGCATACCGCGGGCTTATGTTGG ATACATCGAGGCACTATTTACCAATTGATGTGATTAAGCAGATAATTGAATCTATGTCATATGCTAAGCTT AATGTTCTGCATTGGCATATCATAGACGAGCAGTCATTTCCTCTAGAGGTGCCGTCATATCCAAATCTGTGGAAAGGTTCTTACACAAAATGGGAACGTTACACTGTGGAGGACGCATATGAAATTGTCAA CTTTTCAAGAATGAGAG GTATAAATGTGATGGCAGAAGTGGATGTCCCTGGTCATGCAGCATCATG gGGTGTCGGATATCCTAGTCTTTGGCCATCACCCTCATGTAAGGAGCCACTAGACGTTTCAAAGAATTTTACATTTGATGTCCTTTCTGGAATTTTGTCAG ATATGAGAAAAATATTTCCATTTGAGCTATTTCATTTGGGTGGTGATGAAGTTAATACAG ATTGCTGGAGCAATACTTCTCAAGTGACTCACTG GCTTTCTCAGAACCGCTTGACTCCCAAAGCTGCATATGAATATTTTGTACTGAAGGCCCAAGAGATAGCTCTTTCAAAAAGATGGAGTCCTGTAAACTG GGAAGAAACCTTCAACTCATTTCCGGCTAAGCTCCATCCGCAGACTGTAGTTCATAACTG GTTGGGCCCTGGAGTTTGTCCGAAGGCAGTTGCAAAAGGTTTCAGGTGCATTTTCAGCAACCAAGGTGTCTGGTATTTGGACCATCTAGATGTACCATGGGAAGATGTCTATACTGCCGAGCCACTAGAAGGAATACGAAAAGTTTCGGAACAAAAACTTGTACTTGGAGGAGAAGTTTGCATGTGGGGCGAGACGGTGGATACATCAGATGTTCAGCAAACAATATGGCCTCGAGCTGCTGCTGCAGCAG AACGCTTGTGGAGTCCGAGAGATCATACTACTAGAAACATAAACGTTACGACGCTGCCGCGGTTGCAATACTTCAGATGCTTGTTGAATAGAAGAGGGGTTGCAGCTGCTCCTGTGACAAACTTCTATGGTAGGACTGCACCTACTGGTCCTGGCTCATGCTTTGATCAATGA
- the LOC107467609 gene encoding uncharacterized protein LOC107467609: protein MIMGDSSSSSSSPASYIHMVQHLIEKCLIFDMTKEECMEALSKHANINPVITSTVWNELEKENKEFFEGYLKSKSKEEKIMSQEETTRIIQNMISDSSHDSLNNNNNEEDQQ, encoded by the exons ATGATCATGGGtgactcctcctcctcctcttcttctcctgCTTCATACATTCacatg gTGCAGCACCTGATCGAGAAGTGCTTGATCTTTGACATGACAAAGGAAGAATGCATGGAAGCTCTCTCTAAACATGCTAACATAAATCCAGTTATAACATCCACTG TGTGGAATGAGCTAGAGAAGGAAAACAAGGAATTCTTTGAGGGATATTTGAAGTCGAAGAGTAAAGAGGAGAAGATCATGTCGCAAGAAGAGACAACAAGGATCATACAGAACATGATATCAGACTCTTCTCATGATtcacttaataataataataatgaagaagatcaacaatga
- the LOC107467663 gene encoding glutathione S-transferase DHAR2: MALEVAVKAAVGAPNVLGDCPFCQRVLLTLEEKKVPYSTHLINFDEKPQWFLDVNPEGKVPVIKFDDKWISDSDVIVGILEEKYPQPSLVTPPESASVGSKLFGAFVKFLKSKDPNDGSEQALLAELKDLDEHLKNHGPFVAGEKVTAVDLSLAPKLYHLVITLEHFKNWTIPQDLAHVHNYTKLLFSLESFEKTKAAKEYVIAGWAPKVNA, translated from the exons ATGGCTCTGGAAGTTGCTGTCAAAGCTGCTGTCGGTGCTCCCAATGTTCTCGGAGACt GTCCATTTTGCCAGAGGGTGCTCTTAACCTTGGAGGAGAAGAAAGTCCCTTACTCCACCCACCTCATCAATTTCGACGAAAAACCCCAATG GTTTTTGGATGTCAATCCTGAAGGCAAGGTTCCAGTGATCAAGTTTGATGACAAATGGATTTCCGATTCCGATGTCATTGTTGGAATCCTTGAGGAAAAGTACCCTCAACCCTCTCTCGTCACTCCTCCTGAATCTGCCTCCGT GGGATCCAAGTTATTTGGGGCTTTCGTTAAGTTTCTCAAGAGCAAAGATCCAAATGATGGATCAGAGCAAGCATTGCTTGCTGAGTTGAAGGATTTGGATGAACATCTTAAGAACCAT GGTCCATTTGTTGCTGGGGAGAAGGTAACTGCTGTTGATTTGAGTTTGGCTCCAAAACTCTACCATCTAGTCATAACACTTGAGCACTTCAAAAACTGGACTATTCCTCAGGATTTGGCACATGTCCACAACTATACCAAG TTGTTGTTCTCCCTGGAATCGTTTGAGAAAACCAAGGCTGCAAAGGAGTATGTAATTGCGGGATGGGCACCCAAGGTGAATGCATGA
- the LOC107467704 gene encoding uncharacterized protein LOC107467704: protein MSCLSLRAEVAASSLLTVAYRNPKPLHPFPSRILCTRSKSKCCSQLLTYSSSSTSTSASTSRTFPLNFPLTTSRRRFTVSATTTAPPQSDSSDVSTKIPPDNRIPATIITGFLGSGKTTLLNHILTAEHGKRIAVIENEFGEVDIDGSLVAAQTAGAEDIMMLNNGCLCCTVRGDLVRMISELVARKKDKFDHIVIETTGLANPAPIIQTFYAEDNVFKDVKLDGVVTLVDAKHVHRHLDEVKPDGVVNEAVEQIAYADRIIVNKTDLVGESEIGSLVQRIRNINSLAHLKRTEFGKVDLDYVLGIGGFDLERIESAVNDEPAKEDHVHSHSHDHDHDHHEHHDHDHHHDDSHDHKHDHHAHSHSHDPGVSSVSIVCEGSLDLEKANIWLGTLLLERSDDIYRMKGLLSVQGMDERFVFQGVHDLFQGSPERLWRPDEPRVNKIVFIGKNLDAQELEKGFKACLL from the exons ATGAGTTGTTTGAGTTTGAGAGCGGAGGTCGCTGCTTCCAGCTTGTTAACCGTTGCTTATCGCAATCCTAAACCCCTTCATCCCTTTCCCTCTAGAATTCTGTGCACCAGGAGTAAGAGTAAATGTTGCTCCCAACTCCTCAcctactcttcttcttccacttcAACTTCTGCTTCAACTTCTAGAACCTTCCCTCTCAACTTCCCGTTAACAACCTCTCGCCGCCGATTTACCGTTTCCGCAACCACCACTGCTCCGCCTCAGAGCGATAGCTCCGATGTTTCCACCAAGATTCCTCCCGACAATCGCATTCCCGCCACTATCATCACCGGCTTTCTCGGTTCCGGCAAG ACAACGCTGCTTAACCATATTTTGACTGCTGAGCATGGAAAGCGCATCGCGGTTATCGAGAACGAG TTTGGTGAAGTTGACATCGATGGTTCTTTAGTTGCGGCGCAAACTGCCGGAGCTGAAGATATTATGATGTTGAACAATGGCTGCCTTTGCTGCACAGTCAGGGGTGATCTTGTTAGAATGATTTCTGAATTAGTTGCTAGGAAGAAAGACAAATTTGATCATATTGTTATCGAGACTACGG GATTGGCAAATCCAGCACCAATTATTCAGACATTTTATGCCGAGGATAATGTCTTCAAAGATGTCAAGTTGGATGGTGTTGTCACTTTGGTCGATGCAAAACATGTTCATCGTCATCTTGATGAGGTCAAGCCAGACGGTGTTGTGAATGAGGCAGTGGAACAGATTGCCTATGCAGATCGTATAATTGTAAATAAG ACTGACCTTGTCGGTGAATCTGAGATCGGTTCTTTGGTTCAGCGCATAAGG AATATAAACAGCTTGGCTCATTTAAAGCGGACTGAGTTTGGGAAAGTTGACTTGGATTATGTTCTGGGCATTGGTGGCTTTGATTTGGAGAG GATTGAGAGTGCTGTCAATGACGAGCCTGCAAAGGAAGATCATGTGCATAGCCACAGCCACGACCATGATCATGATCACCATGAGCACCATGACCATGATCATCACCATGATGATTCTCATGACCACAAGCATG ATCACCATGCTCATAGTCACAGTCATGATCCTGGTGTTTCGTCTGTTAGCATAGTTTGTGAAGGAAGCTTAGACCTTGAGAAG GCTAACATATGGCTCGGTACACTCTTGCTGGAACGTAGTGATGATATTTATAGAATGAAAGGTCTTCTTTCCGTACAAGGAATGGAcgaaagatttgtttttcag GGAGTTCATGACTTATTTCAAGGTTCACCTGAAAGGTTGTGGAGACCGGATGAACCAAGGGTAAACAAAATTGTTTTTATTGGGAAAAACTTGGATGCTCAGGAATTGGAAAAGGGATTCAAAGCCTGTTTGCTGTGA
- the LOC107467610 gene encoding heparanase-like protein 2: MGVNQCVQVALFLGLLVLFCPSFSLSEDVKLKVKGVTNIATTDENFICATLDWWPSNKCDYNQCPWGKAGILNLDLNNTILSNAIKAFNPLRIRLGGSLQDQIIYQFGKQKQCPTMRKKDNGLFGFSVGCLPKKRWDEVNHFFNKTGVKFTFGLNALIGKKNSKEDQLNWKGDWNPNNAISLMKYTVSKGYSIDSYELGNELCSEGVSARIDSVQYAKDITKLRHIINSLYPNATTRPKVLGPAGFYGKEWFDSFLQHVGPGVIDGVTHHIYNLGAGVDRDLISKVQDPYFLSKIAQTFKDVSTAVKEFTPWAGAWVGESGGAYNSGGKDVSHTFVNGFWYLDQLGMTSTFNHKVYCRQALIGGNYALLNTTSFIPNPDYYGYVTYYRLMGTNVLSISHDSSPYLRTYAHCSKQGSGITLLLINMENSTSFDVSLVNDMNLYSEELASEGVNTVNLMDSLKREEYHLTPKDGNIQSDVVLLNGTPLELTKSKEIPELKPKIVDAASSSPIKVAPHSIVFVQINNFNAPACAPPTK, from the exons ATGGGTGTGAATCAGTGTGTGCAAGTAGCTCTCTTTTTAGGTCTCTTGGTATTATTTtgcccttctttttctttatcagaAGATGTGAAGCTTAAAGTGAAAGGAGTCACAAACATTGCTACAACTGATGAGAATTTCATATGTGCAACATTGGATTGGTGGCCATCTAATAAATGTGACTATAACCAATGTCCATGGGGAAAAGCTGGGATTCTCAACTtg GACTTGAATAACACGATACTCTCAAATGCAATCAAAG CATTCAATCCTCTGAGGATTAGATTAGGAGGTTCACTACAAGATCAAATTATTTACCAATTTGGGAAGCAAAAGCAGTGCCCAACTATGAGAAAGAAAGATAACGGCTTGTTTGGATTCAGTGTTGGATGCCTTCCCAAAAAGAGATGGGATGAAGTGAATCACTTTTTCAACAAAACcgg TGTCAAATTTACATTTGGCTTAAACGCACTTATCGGCAAAAAAAATTCCAAAGAAGACCAATTAAACTGGAAAGGAGATTGGAATCCAAACAATGCCATAAGCCTCATGAAGTACACTGTCTCAAAAGGATACAGTATAGACTCATATGAATTAG GAAACGAGTTATGCTCTGAAGGAGTATCAGCAAGAATAGATAGTGTTCAATATGCAAAAGATATCACAAAACTAAGGCACATAATTAACTCATTATACCCAAATGCCACAACAAGACCAAAGGTGTTGGGTCCAGCTGGATTTTATGGTAAAGAATGGTTTGATAGCTTCTTGCAACATGTTGGACCTGGTGTCATTGATGGAGTTACCCATCACATTTATAACCTTGGTGCTG GTGTTGACAGGGATCTTATTAGCAAGGTTCAAGACCCATATTTCTTGAGCAAAATTGCACAAACTTTTAAGGATGTTTCAACGGCGGTGAAAGAATTCACACCATGGGCTGGAGCATGGGTTGGAGAATCTGGTGGAGCTTATAACAGTGGAGGCAAAGATGTATCACATACTTTTGTTAATGGCTTTtg GTATTTGGACCAACTGGGTATGACATCAACCTTCAACCACAAAGTTTATTGTAGACAAGCTTTGATTGGAGGAAATTATGCTTTGCTAAATACAACATCATTCATTCCTAATCCAGATTATTATGGGTATGTCACATAT TATCGGCTTATGGGAACCAATGTGCTTTCTATTTCTCATGATAGTTCACCATATCTACGTACATATGCTCATTGTTCTAAACAAGGG AGTGGAATCACATTGCTATTAATAAACATGGAGAATTCGACATCTTTTGATGTGTCCCTTGTGAATGACATGAATCTTTATTCGGAGGAGTTAGCATCAGAAGGAGTAAACACGGTGAATTTGATGGATTCATTGAAAAGGGAAGAGTACCACTTGACACCTAAAGATGGAAACATTCAAAGTGATGTTGTGCTTTTGAATGGAACTCCATTGGAACTTACCAAGTCAAAAGAAATCCCAGAGCTTAAACCAAAGATTGTTgatgctgcttcttcttctccaatcaaaGTTGCACCTCATTCAATAGTCTTTGTGCAAATCAATAATTTCAATGCACCTGCATGTGCACCTCCTACAAAATAA
- the LOC107467634 gene encoding dirigent protein 18-like: MLLLFMTTINQCSSARTLGNSTQNHNHAHHHRITFLMRDILNNVTDSRPPKKPATTKVTGQLPFQKPLGLFPPNGAIPIPQSTQQTLALSXXXXXXXRATLQELEFGSVTSIDEELLQVGAELEKLGQVQGVYVASSGDRTSHMMAITARFLKGDEYQDGLTIFGVHRTDVLESHVAVIGGTGKYNGANGYAAVKVVDRVGSNAEGGKVTSSKFLLFDVYLS, encoded by the coding sequence ATGTTACTTTTGTTCATGACCACCATAAACCAATGTTCCTCAGCCAGAACTCTTGGCAACTCAACTCAAAATCACAACCATGCCCATCATCACAGAATAACATTCTTGATGAGGGATATCCTAAACAATGTCACAGATTCTAGGCCTCCAAAGAAACCTGCCACCACTAAGGTCACTGGTCAATTACCCTTCCAAAAGCCCTTAGGCCTTTTCCCTCCCAATGGAGCCATTCCAATACCACAATCCACACAACAAACACTTGCTCTCTCNNNNNNNNNNNNNNNNNNNNNNAGAGCCACACTTCAAGAACTCGAGTTTGGATCGGTAACCTCCATAGACGAGGAATTGCTTCAAGTTGGAGCTGAATTAGAGAAACTTGGACAAGTGCAAGGTGTCTATGTCGCGAGCTCAGGAGACAGAACTAGCCACATGATGGCTATCACAGCAAGATTTTTGAAGGGTGATGAGTATCAAGATGGCCTCACAATCTTTGGAGTACATAGGACCGACGTCTTAGAGTCGCATGTTGCGGTCATTGGAGGCACCGGAAAGTACAATGGTGCTAATGGATATGCTGCAGTTAAGGTTGTGGACAGAGTAGGGTCTAATGCAGAAGGTGGAAAAGTCACAAGTTCTAAGTTCCTTTTGTTTGATGTGTATCTTAGTTAG
- the LOC107467672 gene encoding spliceosome-associated protein 130 A translates to MYLYSLTLQRPTGIVCAINGNFSGGKTQEIVVARGKVLDLLRPDDNGRIQTILSVEIFGAIRSLAQFRLTGAQKDYIVVGSDSGRIVILDYNKEKNVFDKIHQETFGKSGCRRIVPGQYLAIDPKGRAVMIGACEKQKLVYVLNRDTAARLTISSPLEAHKSHTLVYSICGVDCGFENPIFAAIELDYSEADQDSTGQAASEAQKHLTFYELDLGLNHVSRKWSEQVDNGANLLVTVPGGADGPSGVLVCAENFVIYKNQGQPDVRAVIPRRADLPAERGVLIVSAAMHKLKSMFFFLLQTEYGDIFKVTLEHDGDRVSELKIKYFDTIPVTASMCVLKSGFLFAASEFGNHALYQFKAIGDDDDVEASSATLMETEEGFQPVFFQPRRLKNLVRIDQVESLMPIMDMKVSNIFEEETPQIFTLCGRGPRSSLRILRTGLAVSEMAVSKLPGIPSAVWTVKKNVIDEFDAYIVVSFTNATLVLSIGETVEEVSDSGFLDTTPSLAVSLIGDDSLMQVHPNGIRHIREDGRINEWRTPGKRTISKVGSNRLQVVIALSGGELIYFEVDVTGQLMEVEKHEMSGDVACLDIAPVPEGRQRSRFLAVGSYDKTIRILSLDPDDCMQALSVQSVSSAPESLLFLEVQASIGGEDGADHPASLFLNAGLQNGVLFRTVVDMVTGQLSDSRSRFLGLRAPKLFPIIVRGKRAMLCLSSRPWLGYIHQGHFLLTPLSYETLEYAASFSSDQCVEGVVAVAGEALRIFTIERLGETFNETVIPLRYTPRKFVLQPKRKLLVMIESDQGALTAEEREAARKECFEAAQAGENGNGSADQMENGGEDEDKDDPLSDEHYGYPKAETDKWVSCIRVLDPRTGNTTCLLELQDNEAAFSVCTVNFHDKEYGTLLAVGTAKGLQFFPKMSLTAGFIHIYRFVEEGRSLELLHKTQVEGVPLALCQFQGRLLAGIGPVLRLYDLGKKRLLRKCENKLFPNSIVSIHAYRDRIYVGDIQESFHYCKYRRDENQLYIFADDCVPRWLTASYHIDFDTMAGADKFGNVYFVRLPQDVSDEIEEDPTGGRIKWEQGKLNGAPNKVEEIVQFHVGDVVSCLQKASLIPGGGECIVYGTVMGSIGALHAFTSRDDVDFFSHLEMHLRQDHPPLCGRDHMAYRSAYFPVKDVIDGDLCEQFPTLPMDLQKKIAEELDRTPGEIMKKLEEIRNKII, encoded by the exons ATGTACCTCTACAGTCTCACTCTCCAACGCCCCACCGGCATAGTCTGTGCCATTAACGGCAATTTCTCCGGCGGCAAGACCCAGGAAATTGTCGTTGCCAGAGGCAAAGTTCTCGACCTTCTTCGCCCTGATGACAACGGCAGGATCCAAACCATCCTCTCCGTCGAAATCTTCGGCGCCATTAGGTCCTTAGCTCAGTTCCGGCTAACCGGAGCTCAGAAGGACTACATCGTCGTAGGTTCCGATTCCGGTAGGATCGTAATCCTTGACTACAACAAGGAGAAAAACGTGTTCGATAAAATTCACCAAGAAACTTTCGGCAAATCTGGTTGCCGCCGCATCGTTCCGGGTCAGTACCTTGCCATAGATCCAAAAGGTAGGGCTGTAATGATTGGTGCTTGTGAGAAGCAGAAGCTTGTTTATGTGTTGAATAGGGACACTGCTGCTAGGTTAACTATTTCTTCGCCTTTAGAAGCTCACAAGTCACACACTCTAGTTTATTCCATTTGCGGTGTTGATTGTGGGTTTGAGAACCCTATATTTGCTGCCATAGAGTTGGATTACTCTGAGGCTGATCAGGATTCTACTGGCCAGGCTGCTAGTGAAGCTCAGAAGCATTTGACTTTTTATGAGCTTGATTTAGGGCTCAACCATGTTTCTAGGAAGTGGTCTGAACAGGTTGATAATGGCGCTAATTTGCTTGTCACTGTTCCTGGGGGTGCTGACGGCCCTAGCGGCGTGCTTGTTTGTGCcgaaaattttgttatttataagAATCAGGGGCAACCTGATGTTAGGGCTGTGATTCCTAGGCGTGCTGACTTGCCTGCTGAGCGTGGAGTACTTATTGTGTCGGCCGCTATGCATAAGCTGAAGTCCATGTTCTTTTTCCTTCTGCAGACTGAGTATGGAGATATTTTTAAGGTCACGTTGGAGCATGATGGTGACCGTGTCTCGGAATTGAAGATTAAGTATTTTGATACCATCCCTGTTACGGCTTCCATGTGTGTATTGAAGTCTGGGTTCTTGTTTGCAGCCTCAGAGTTTGGAAATCATGCTCTGTATCAGTTCAAGGCTATAGGAGATGACGACGATGTGGAGGCGTCATCTGCTACGCTGATGGAAACTGAAGAAGGTTTTCAGCCGGTATTTTTCCAGCCAAGGAGACTGAAAAACCTTGTTAGAATTGACCAGGTTGAGAGTTTAATGCCAATAATGGATATGAAGGTTAGTAATATCTTTGAAGAGGAAACTCCTCAAATTTTCACTCTTTGCGGCCGTGGTCCGCGTTCGTCTTTGAGGATTTTGAGGACTGGTTTAGCGGTTAGTGAGATGGCAGTGTCAAAGCTTCCTGGTATACCTAGTGCTGTTTGGACTGTGAAGAAGAATGTCATTGATGAATTTGATGCATATATTGTCGTGTCATTCACAAACGCTACGCTTGTGCTTTCCATTGGTGAGACAGTTGAAGAAGTCAGTGACAGTGGGTTTCTTGATACAACTCCCTCCCTAGCTGTTTCTTTGATAGGTGACGATTCTCTCATGCAGGTTCACCCTAATGGTATTAGACATATTAGGGAGGATGGGCGTATTAATGAATGGAGAACTCCTGGAAAGAGGACAATTTCTAAAGTTGGATCAAATAGACTTCAGGTGGTTATTGCATTGAGTGGAGGGGAGCTTATCTATTTTGAAGTGGATGTAACAGGTCAGTTGATGGAAGTTGAGAAGCATGAAATGTCTGGAGATGTTGCTTGTTTGGACATTGCACCAGTACCTGAAGGCAGACAAAGATCCCGTTTTCTTGCAGTTGGTTCATATGACAAGACCATTCGTATCTTGTCATTGGATCCTGATGATTGTATGCAGGCCTTGAGTGTGCAAAGTGTCTCTTCAGCTCCAGAGTCTCTTCTTTTCCTTGAGGTTCAAGCATCGATTGGTGGTGAGGATGGTGCAGATCATCCTGCTAGCCTTTTCTTGAATGCTGGCTTGCAGAATGGTGTTTTGTTCAGAACTGTGGTTGACATGGTTACAGGTCAGCTTTCCGACTCTCGTTCCCGATTCTTAGGGTTGAGAGCCCCAAAGCTCTTCCCCATTATTGTAAGGGGCAAGCGAGCAATGTTGTGCTTATCAAGTAGGCCATGGCTTGGTTACATTCACCAAGGACATTTCCTTTTAACGCCCCTTTCATATGAAACCCTTGAATATGCTGCCTCGTTTTCATCTGACCAGTGtgtggaaggtgttgttgctgttgctggTGAGGCACTAAGGATTTTTACCATTGAGAGATTAGGAGAAACATTTAATGAGACTGTAATCCCATTAAGATACACGCCAAGGAAGTTTGTGCTACAACCAAAACGGAAACTTCTGGTGATGATTGAGAGTGATCAAGGAGCACTGACTGCAGAAGAACGTGAAGCTGCAAGGAAAGAATGCTTTGAAGCTGCTCAGGCAGGGGAAAATGGGAATGGAAGTGCAGACCAGATGGAAAATGGTGGTGAGGATGAGGATAAAGATGATCCACTATCTGATGAACACTATGGTTATCCAAAGGCCGAGACAGATAAGTGGGTTTCCTGCATCAGGGTTCTTGATCCAAGAACTGGAAACACAACTTGTCTTttggagcttcaggataatgaggCTGCATTCAGCGTATGCACTGTAAATTTCCATGATAAGGAATACGGAACTCTTTTGGCTGTTGGCACAGCAAAAGGACTGCAATTTTTTCCGAAAATGAGTTTGACTGCTGgatttattcatatatataggtttGTAGAGGAAGGGAGATCTCTTGAACTTCTTCACAAGACTCAGGTTGAGGGTGTTCCTCTTGCTTTATGTCAGTTCCAAGGAAGATTACTTGCAGGAATAGGGCCTGTGCTTAGACTCTATGATTTGGGGAAAAAACGATTACTAAGAAAATGTGAGAATAAGTTATTCCCCAACTCAATCGTCTCTATTCATGCATACCGTGATAGAATTTACGTGGGTGACATCCAAGAG TCTTTCCATTACTGCAAGTATCGACGAGATGAAAATCAACTCTACATATTTGCCGATGATTGTGTTCCGAGATGGCTCACTGCATCATACCACATAGATTTTGATACCATGGCCGGGGCAGACAAGTTTGGAAATGTCTATTTTGTGCGGTTGCCACAGGATGTTTCAGATGAGATTGAAGAAGATCCTACTGGTGGGAGGATTAAATGGGAACAGGGAAAGCTGAATGGAGCTCCCAATAAGGTGGAGGAGATTGTACAATTTCATGTTGGTGATGTGGTCAGTTGTTTGCAAAAGGCATCTCTTATACCAGGTGGTGGAGAGTGCATTGTATACGGAACAGTTATGGGAAGTATCGGGGCACTCCATGCTTTTACTTCTCGTGACGATGTTGATTTCTTTTCTCATTTGGAGATGCATTTGAGGCAGGATCATCCACCTTTGTGCGGAAGAGACCACATGGCTTATAGATCTGCCTATTTTCCTGTTAAG GATGTAATTGATGGGGATCTATGCGAACAATTCCCAACTTTGCCAATGGACTTGCAAAAGAAAATTGCTGAGGAATTGGACAGAACCCCGGGTGAGATAATGAAGAAACTAGAGgaaataaggaacaagattATTTAA